The Kribbella shirazensis genomic interval GGCGGCGTCGACGAGGCGTTCAGCGCGGCCGACGCAGGTGAGACGTCACGGGTGCACCCGCAGGTGCCGATGAAGCTGGCCGTGTTCGACGGGAAGATCGCGCTGCTGCCGCTGGCGGTGGACCAGTTGGTCGACAGCGCGCTCGTCGTCCATCCGTGCGCGCTGCTGGACGCGCTGATCGAGATGTTCTGGCTGCTGTGGGACCAGGCGGTCCCGGTCGTCCCGGTCGCCAAGGCGGATCCGACCGACGCGCGGCTGATGACGCTGCTCGCCGCCGGGTTCAAGGACGACGCGATCGCGCGGCAGCTCGCGCTGAGCAGCCGGACCGTCGGTCGGCGGGTCGCCGAGCTGATGGAGACGCTGGGGGCACGCACCCGGTTCCAGGCCGGTATCCACGCCCAGCGCCGCCACCTGCTCGAGGACGACTAGCAGGTACCGAGCATCTGCGTCAGGGCGGTCTTCTCTGCCGACTGCAGCGACAGCTTGTAGGTGTACTTCACCCAGATCCACTCGCGCGCGTAGATGCAGTGCACCGACGTGTTCGTCGGCTTCCACTCCGCCGGGTCCTTGTCGCCCTTCGAGCGGTTGCTGGACGCGGTCACCGCGATCAGCTGAGAGATCGTCAGGTCGTTCGCGAACTGCTGCCGGCGCGACTGCGTCCACGAGCTCGCACCCGACCGCCACGCCTCGGCCAGCGGCACGATGTGGTCGATGTCGACGTCCGAGTCGTCGTTCACCCACGTCGCGTCGTACACGCTGTACCAGCGGCCCGCAGTCGGCTCGCACTGGCTGTCGACGGTGACGCCGGAGCCGTCGCGCTTCAGCACCTCGTCGCGGGTGTCGCAAGTACCGGACTGCGTGATCCAGTGCGGGAACTTGTCCCGGCTGTAGCCGTCGCTGGAGCCTTCCGACTTCACGGTCAGGGTCGCCAGCTGGCTCGCCGCTGTGCTCGCCGACGGCGGAGTCGGCGGGTAAGCCATCGCCGGTCCGGCGCTCAGCACCCACGCGGTCGCTGCCGCGGCAACTGTTGTCACCAGGGTCGTCGCACGTTTGGCTGCACGTTTGGCTGC includes:
- a CDS encoding HNH endonuclease family protein is translated as MTTVAAAATAWVLSAGPAMAYPPTPPSASTAASQLATLTVKSEGSSDGYSRDKFPHWITQSGTCDTRDEVLKRDGSGVTVDSQCEPTAGRWYSVYDATWVNDDSDVDIDHIVPLAEAWRSGASSWTQSRRQQFANDLTISQLIAVTASSNRSKGDKDPAEWKPTNTSVHCIYAREWIWVKYTYKLSLQSAEKTALTQMLGTC